A section of the Roseovarius sp. W115 genome encodes:
- a CDS encoding DUF302 domain-containing protein, whose product MKRLLMAAGITLMAQGAMAGDSEIVKVQASGDVAATMDALQAAVEGAGATVFARVDHAGGAAKVDLELSDSQLLIFGNPKLGTPAMQDDALAGLYLPLKVLVYQDGDGQTWLAYEDPGKMLGALEGISGEGEYIAKMTGALGKLTGKAAGN is encoded by the coding sequence ATGAAACGACTTCTAATGGCAGCGGGGATAACGCTTATGGCGCAAGGGGCGATGGCAGGCGACAGCGAGATAGTAAAAGTTCAGGCCAGTGGCGATGTGGCCGCGACAATGGATGCGTTGCAAGCGGCCGTGGAAGGGGCCGGGGCTACAGTCTTTGCTCGTGTGGATCACGCAGGCGGAGCGGCCAAGGTTGACTTGGAGCTGTCGGACTCGCAGCTTTTGATCTTTGGCAATCCCAAGCTGGGCACGCCGGCGATGCAGGATGATGCGCTCGCAGGGCTTTACCTTCCGCTTAAGGTGCTTGTGTATCAGGATGGTGATGGCCAGACATGGCTCGCCTACGAAGATCCCGGCAAAATGCTAGGCGCTCTAGAGGGCATTTCAGGTGAGGGCGAGTACATCGCGAAAATGACCGGCGCTTTGGGCAAGCTAACTGGCAAGGCGGCAGGTAACTAA
- a CDS encoding Dabb family protein codes for MIRHIVFFTAKNKTDLPRIREGLEILGQIEHCAHFEVGTNHRIDSLSEMEVDLVVYAEFADKAALDAYKAHPLYQKSIALVRPLRDMRVAADFTSA; via the coding sequence ATGATCCGCCACATCGTGTTTTTCACCGCCAAGAATAAAACCGACCTGCCGCGTATTCGCGAAGGGCTGGAAATCCTGGGTCAGATCGAACATTGCGCGCATTTTGAGGTTGGCACCAATCATCGCATCGACAGTCTCAGCGAGATGGAGGTGGATCTGGTGGTCTATGCGGAGTTTGCCGACAAGGCAGCTCTGGACGCTTACAAAGCCCACCCGCTCTACCAAAAATCCATCGCATTGGTACGTCCCCTGCGCGACATGCGTGTTGCAGCAGACTTCACCTCGGCATGA
- a CDS encoding VOC family protein, which translates to MAKAIHSMIRVLDEARSLEFYKKAFNLDVADRLDFTNFTLVYLSNSESEFELELTVNKDQTEPYELGTGYGHFAVSVDNVEKEHARFVKAGLEPRKVVEFAPDGELVGKFFFVADPDGYEIEVLERAGRFK; encoded by the coding sequence ATGGCCAAAGCCATTCACAGCATGATCCGTGTTCTCGACGAGGCGCGGTCACTGGAATTCTACAAAAAAGCATTCAATCTGGACGTGGCCGACCGGCTGGATTTCACAAACTTCACGCTGGTTTACCTCAGCAATTCTGAATCCGAATTCGAATTGGAACTCACCGTCAACAAGGATCAAACCGAGCCTTATGAGCTTGGCACAGGCTACGGTCACTTCGCGGTTTCCGTGGACAATGTTGAAAAAGAACACGCCCGTTTTGTCAAAGCCGGGCTCGAGCCACGCAAAGTGGTGGAGTTTGCCCCAGACGGAGAACTGGTGGGCAAGTTTTTCTTCGTAGCAGACCCTGACGGCTACGAGATCGAGGTTCTCGAACGCGCGGGGCGTTTCAAATAA
- the hisA gene encoding 1-(5-phosphoribosyl)-5-[(5-phosphoribosylamino)methylideneamino]imidazole-4-carboxamide isomerase: MILYPAIDLKDGQAVRLVKGEMDQATVFNDDPAAQAMAFVEAGCEWLHLVDLNGAFAGEPVNAAPVEAILKATKVPAQLGGGIRDMATIERWLDKGLARVILGTVAVENPDLVREAAKTFPGHVAVGIDARNGRVATKGWAEETDVMVADLAKSFEDAGVAAIIYTDINRDGAMQGPNVEATADLARAVSVPVIASGGVSSLDDLIALRDCGAALNGAISGRALYDGAIDLKEALAALNS; this comes from the coding sequence ATGATCCTCTACCCCGCGATTGACCTCAAAGACGGCCAGGCCGTGCGCCTTGTCAAAGGCGAGATGGATCAGGCGACAGTGTTCAATGACGACCCCGCAGCCCAAGCCATGGCCTTTGTCGAGGCAGGGTGCGAATGGTTGCATCTGGTTGATCTCAATGGCGCTTTTGCCGGAGAACCGGTTAATGCCGCGCCAGTGGAGGCGATCCTGAAGGCCACGAAGGTGCCTGCGCAGCTGGGCGGCGGTATCCGTGACATGGCCACTATCGAGCGTTGGCTCGACAAGGGGTTGGCGCGGGTGATCCTGGGCACCGTGGCGGTGGAGAACCCCGATCTGGTGCGTGAAGCCGCCAAAACCTTTCCCGGCCATGTGGCCGTAGGCATCGACGCCCGCAATGGTAGGGTCGCCACCAAAGGCTGGGCCGAAGAGACTGATGTGATGGTTGCAGATCTCGCCAAATCCTTTGAGGACGCAGGCGTCGCGGCGATCATCTACACCGACATCAACCGCGATGGTGCGATGCAGGGGCCGAATGTTGAAGCCACCGCCGATTTGGCCCGCGCGGTGTCGGTCCCTGTGATTGCCTCGGGCGGTGTGAGTTCGCTGGACGATCTGATCGCCCTGCGCGACTGCGGCGCAGCGCTGAACGGCGCCATCTCAGGCCGCGCGCTCTATGATGGCGCGATCGACCTGAAAGAGGCGCTGGCTGCTCTCAATAGTTGA
- a CDS encoding ribbon-helix-helix domain-containing protein: MCRMFAGQDPERYELETRSMRLNGQSTSIRLEKSFWRILDEIAANEDVTTPAFVSKLHGEVLELHGEPKNFTSLLRCTCLVWQDAQNAPKTDQIAAE, from the coding sequence ATGTGCCGTATGTTCGCCGGGCAAGACCCGGAACGATATGAGCTCGAAACCCGTAGTATGCGCCTGAATGGGCAAAGCACCAGCATCCGGTTGGAAAAATCATTCTGGCGTATTCTGGATGAAATCGCTGCAAATGAAGACGTAACCACGCCCGCTTTCGTGTCGAAACTGCATGGCGAAGTGCTTGAATTACATGGGGAACCCAAGAATTTCACATCCCTGCTGCGCTGCACGTGCCTGGTGTGGCAAGACGCACAAAACGCGCCTAAAACGGATCAGATTGCAGCCGAGTAG
- the hisH gene encoding imidazole glycerol phosphate synthase subunit HisH: protein MTTVIVDYESGNLHSAEKAFQRMASDVGAGDVFVTSDPDVVRRASRVVLPGDGAFPACRKALFDHRGVFEAIEEAVITKGRPFMGICIGMQMLATRGLEYSETPGFDWIRGTVGALAPSDPSMKVPHMGWNDLVINAPHPVLKGISTGDHAYFVHSYQFRVDDPTMRLAYVSYGEDVTAVVGRDNIVGTQFHPEKSQATGLAIISNFLRWAP, encoded by the coding sequence ATGACCACCGTTATCGTCGACTACGAGTCCGGCAACCTGCACTCGGCAGAAAAGGCGTTTCAACGCATGGCATCCGATGTTGGTGCGGGAGATGTTTTCGTCACCTCCGACCCGGATGTCGTGCGTCGGGCTAGCCGTGTGGTCCTGCCCGGAGACGGGGCCTTTCCGGCCTGCCGGAAGGCGCTCTTTGACCATCGTGGCGTGTTTGAGGCCATTGAAGAGGCGGTGATCACCAAGGGCCGCCCCTTCATGGGGATTTGCATTGGCATGCAAATGCTCGCAACCCGCGGGTTGGAATACTCTGAGACCCCCGGTTTTGACTGGATCCGCGGGACAGTTGGTGCGCTCGCCCCGTCTGACCCAAGTATGAAGGTTCCGCATATGGGGTGGAACGATCTTGTGATCAATGCGCCTCACCCGGTGCTCAAGGGCATCTCAACCGGGGATCACGCTTACTTTGTGCATTCCTACCAGTTCCGGGTCGATGACCCGACTATGCGGCTTGCGTATGTGAGCTATGGCGAGGATGTCACGGCCGTCGTGGGCCGCGACAACATCGTCGGCACCCAGTTTCACCCGGAAAAAAGCCAGGCCACTGGCCTGGCGATCATTTCAAACTTCTTGCGATGGGCACCCTGA
- the rlmB gene encoding 23S rRNA (guanosine(2251)-2'-O)-methyltransferase RlmB, producing the protein MASKKPRWVVEKEQAKKAAAEQTVWLFGLHAVRDALCNPRREKIRLVVTKNAADKLADAIAQAALEPEMADPRKFSAPLDPQSVHQGAALEVKSLDWGPVETLCLGDGVHPPRVVMLDRVTDPHNVGAILRSAEVFGACAVIAPRHHSAPETGALAKTASGALERQPYVRVRNLADTIGQLQSMGYIVLGLAGEADQTIENALSGLFDRPVALVLGAEGPGLRQKTRESCDKLVRIAFPGAFGSLNVSNAAAVALYASQPVSPKDI; encoded by the coding sequence ATGGCGTCAAAGAAACCTCGTTGGGTGGTCGAAAAAGAGCAGGCCAAGAAGGCTGCTGCGGAGCAAACTGTGTGGCTCTTTGGACTGCACGCGGTGCGGGACGCGCTGTGCAATCCAAGACGTGAGAAAATTCGACTTGTCGTGACGAAAAATGCGGCAGACAAGTTGGCGGATGCCATTGCCCAGGCAGCGTTGGAGCCAGAAATGGCCGATCCGCGCAAGTTCTCAGCTCCACTTGATCCGCAATCGGTGCATCAGGGCGCCGCTCTTGAGGTCAAATCGTTGGATTGGGGGCCTGTTGAAACGCTCTGTCTTGGGGATGGGGTACATCCACCGCGCGTGGTGATGCTCGACCGGGTGACTGATCCGCACAACGTCGGGGCCATCCTTCGGTCTGCAGAGGTGTTTGGGGCTTGTGCGGTGATCGCGCCGCGTCATCATTCGGCCCCCGAAACTGGCGCGCTCGCCAAGACCGCCAGTGGTGCTCTGGAACGTCAGCCTTATGTTCGCGTGCGTAATCTGGCAGATACCATCGGTCAGTTGCAGTCCATGGGCTATATCGTCCTTGGTTTGGCCGGAGAAGCAGATCAGACAATCGAAAACGCGCTTTCAGGACTTTTTGACAGGCCCGTTGCGCTGGTCCTTGGGGCTGAAGGGCCGGGTCTTCGGCAGAAAACCCGTGAAAGCTGCGACAAATTGGTGCGCATCGCGTTTCCGGGCGCTTTTGGCTCTCTCAATGTCTCAAATGCTGCGGCTGTTGCCCTATATGCATCTCAACCTGTTTCGCCAAAGGACATTTGA
- the hisB gene encoding imidazoleglycerol-phosphate dehydratase HisB, whose product MRQAKITRKTAETDISVEINLDGTGAYDNATGVGFFDHMLDQLARHSLVDMTVRCDGDLHIDDHHTVEDVGIALGQALTEAVGDKKGIRRYGSCLLPMDDALVRAALDLSGRPYLVWNVELPTPKIGTFDCELVREFFQAFSTHGGLTLHVDRLHGINSHHIAEAAFKAVARSLRDALEVDPRKADAIPSTKGML is encoded by the coding sequence ATGCGACAGGCCAAGATCACCCGTAAGACGGCGGAAACCGATATCTCGGTCGAGATCAATCTCGACGGGACCGGGGCGTATGACAACGCCACGGGCGTTGGGTTTTTTGACCATATGCTGGATCAACTGGCCCGCCATTCGCTTGTCGATATGACGGTGCGGTGTGACGGCGATTTGCACATTGATGATCATCACACGGTCGAGGATGTGGGCATTGCGCTTGGCCAGGCTCTCACTGAGGCCGTGGGCGACAAAAAAGGCATCCGGCGCTATGGGTCCTGTCTTTTGCCGATGGATGACGCGCTTGTGCGTGCAGCGTTGGATCTGTCCGGGCGGCCCTATCTGGTTTGGAACGTGGAGCTTCCCACACCCAAAATCGGCACGTTTGACTGCGAGTTGGTGCGGGAGTTTTTCCAAGCATTCAGCACCCATGGCGGCCTGACGCTGCATGTGGACCGGTTACACGGCATCAACAGCCACCACATCGCCGAAGCCGCGTTCAAGGCCGTCGCGCGCAGCCTGCGTGATGCTCTGGAGGTCGATCCACGCAAGGCCGATGCGATACCGTCGACCAAGGGCATGTTGTAG
- a CDS encoding YegJ family protein, whose amino-acid sequence MTRFLASIACAVFLPLTALAGDDVIQFGQQDPEMQSAIAEARTSLPQFLANTQGADGQSIEGAGLKVEFNAESEQSEVIWIVPFAPRGDGFVGILANEPTSMPGQHAGDMVEFSEAQIADWTYSADGKLFGNYTTRVMLPHLDDATKTQLSQILSENPVPEGW is encoded by the coding sequence ATGACACGTTTTCTCGCCAGCATCGCATGCGCGGTGTTTCTTCCGCTTACGGCTTTGGCCGGAGATGATGTTATTCAATTCGGCCAGCAAGACCCCGAGATGCAGTCCGCCATCGCCGAAGCGCGCACATCCTTGCCGCAGTTTCTGGCAAATACCCAAGGCGCGGACGGGCAATCCATAGAGGGCGCTGGCCTGAAGGTGGAATTCAACGCCGAGAGCGAGCAATCCGAAGTGATCTGGATCGTGCCCTTCGCGCCGCGCGGGGACGGGTTCGTTGGGATTCTGGCAAATGAGCCCACAAGCATGCCCGGTCAGCATGCTGGCGACATGGTGGAATTCTCTGAGGCGCAGATCGCGGATTGGACGTATAGCGCAGATGGCAAACTCTTTGGCAACTATACCACCCGTGTGATGCTGCCGCATCTGGATGACGCCACCAAAACACAGCTCTCGCAAATCCTGTCGGAAAATCCGGTACCTGAAGGCTGGTAA
- a CDS encoding Twin-arginine translocation pathway signal produces the protein MSTQTKSLRTLTRRELLKGTTALGAFVLGASYIAGADGAWAAELEALKPESFATLVQMARDIYPHDRVADEFYVAAVKGYDTADNAEGIKAGIAALNASANEMKGADYAAVGWERDRVDVLRSMEDDPFFQRIRGGLVTGLYNQKAVWPIFGYEGESFSKGGYINRGFDDISWIG, from the coding sequence TTGAGTACCCAAACAAAATCGCTCAGAACGCTGACCCGGCGCGAGCTTCTGAAAGGCACCACCGCCTTGGGAGCATTCGTGTTGGGCGCAAGCTATATCGCGGGGGCCGATGGGGCCTGGGCCGCGGAGCTTGAAGCACTCAAGCCTGAAAGCTTTGCGACCTTGGTGCAAATGGCGCGCGACATCTACCCGCATGACCGCGTGGCCGATGAATTCTACGTGGCGGCCGTCAAAGGTTATGACACGGCCGACAACGCCGAAGGGATTAAGGCCGGGATTGCCGCGCTGAACGCATCCGCCAACGAAATGAAAGGCGCGGATTACGCCGCCGTGGGCTGGGAACGCGACCGCGTGGATGTGCTGCGCTCGATGGAGGATGACCCCTTCTTCCAGCGCATCAGAGGCGGGCTCGTGACCGGGCTTTACAATCAAAAAGCGGTTTGGCCGATCTTTGGGTATGAGGGCGAAAGCTTCTCCAAGGGCGGCTACATCAACCGTGGTTTTGATGACATTTCGTGGATCGGCTGA
- a CDS encoding phosphodiesterase, with translation MKKLLVFTDIHIVPQGETIIGLDPLERFAQGLQHALSNHPDAERIVITGDLTHHGTQEEYMRLHNALSDCPLPVSLTLGNHDRRSAFLDVFQDVPITDTGFVQESFDLDETRLILLDTLDEDAANLHGGLLCKQRLDWMDQAIASADGRRVILGLHHPPVLTGFPGMDSIGLANRSELAARLAQHDAVVQILAGHIHRTIQGNLAVNETRNIPVFMFKSTCHQMPMHLTTDDHHISVDEPGAYGIVLNSEDGILVHTEDFTL, from the coding sequence ATGAAAAAGCTCTTGGTTTTTACCGATATTCACATCGTGCCGCAGGGTGAAACGATTATCGGACTCGATCCTCTGGAACGCTTTGCGCAAGGGCTGCAGCATGCGCTTAGCAACCACCCGGATGCGGAGCGTATCGTGATCACCGGAGATTTAACGCATCATGGCACTCAGGAAGAATACATGCGATTGCATAATGCTCTTTCCGACTGCCCTCTCCCGGTCAGCCTGACATTGGGCAACCATGACAGGCGCAGTGCTTTTCTTGATGTTTTTCAGGATGTTCCCATAACGGACACAGGGTTTGTGCAAGAGAGTTTTGATCTCGATGAGACACGACTGATCCTTCTGGATACCTTGGACGAGGACGCCGCCAATCTGCATGGCGGGCTGCTTTGCAAACAAAGGCTTGACTGGATGGATCAAGCGATTGCCAGTGCCGACGGTCGTCGTGTGATCCTGGGGCTGCACCATCCTCCCGTTCTGACGGGATTTCCCGGCATGGACAGTATCGGGCTGGCCAACCGGTCTGAGCTGGCCGCGCGCCTGGCACAGCATGACGCCGTTGTGCAAATCCTGGCCGGGCATATTCACCGCACGATCCAGGGAAACCTCGCCGTCAATGAGACCCGCAACATCCCGGTTTTTATGTTCAAAAGCACCTGTCACCAAATGCCAATGCACCTTACGACTGACGATCATCATATCTCGGTAGATGAACCAGGGGCCTACGGTATTGTGCTCAACTCTGAGGACGGGATCTTGGTGCACACCGAGGATTTCACTCTTTAG
- a CDS encoding DUF2147 domain-containing protein yields MKTITLAAVATLMSAGVAFAADPLEGFWRTAKDDNGESGLIHVTPCGAKLCGKLVKAYDANGKEMASDNIGRNIISETVSKGGGSYKGKIYSPDRGKTYNSRLSLSGKSLKVSGCVLGICRDGGTWSKVK; encoded by the coding sequence ATGAAAACGATAACATTGGCCGCTGTGGCCACTTTGATGAGTGCAGGTGTGGCTTTCGCGGCTGATCCGCTGGAAGGGTTCTGGCGCACAGCAAAGGACGACAATGGCGAGTCAGGCCTTATCCATGTCACACCTTGTGGCGCGAAACTCTGTGGCAAGTTGGTCAAAGCCTATGACGCCAACGGCAAAGAAATGGCGTCCGACAATATTGGCCGAAACATCATTTCCGAGACGGTGAGCAAGGGCGGCGGCTCTTACAAAGGTAAGATTTACAGCCCGGATCGCGGCAAAACCTACAACTCACGACTTTCTCTGTCAGGTAAGTCTCTGAAAGTCTCTGGATGCGTTCTGGGCATCTGCCGGGATGGCGGCACGTGGAGCAAAGTCAAGTAA
- a CDS encoding GMC family oxidoreductase codes for MSAPFELSDDSVVVIIGTGAGGGVLANELAQKGVSVVALEAGGRHLPEDFINDEWDSFGQLAWLDPRTTSGDWRVAKDFSGLPAWIVKSVGGTTQHWAGASLRFQEHEWKAKTTYGDVEGASLLDWPIDAAEMDPWYTKAEDKLHVTRTGDRPGLPGNNNFKVFEAGAKALGYKDVHTGRMAISSAENTDRQMCQQTGFCFQGCKWGAKWSAGYHDIEQGEATGNLEVRPQSHVARILHDDSGKVTGVEYFDADGNLQMQKARIVCVAGNSFESPRLLLNSASNMFPNGLANSSDQVGRNYMRHMTGSVYAVFDKPVKFWRGTTMAGIITDESRHDPSRGFVGGYELETLALGLPFMAAFLDPGAWGREFTSALDEYENMAGMWIVGEDMPQASNRVTLNDEVKDQYGLPAPNVHFDDHPNDIAMRNHAYKQGAAVYDAVGATRTFPTPPYPSTHNLGTNRMSENPEDGVCNKWGQTHDIANLFISDGSQFTTGAAENPTLTIVALAIRQADRIASEMSAGNL; via the coding sequence ATGAGTGCACCATTTGAACTCAGCGACGACAGCGTTGTCGTCATCATCGGCACCGGCGCAGGCGGCGGTGTTCTGGCCAATGAACTGGCGCAAAAGGGCGTTTCGGTTGTGGCCTTGGAAGCCGGCGGACGGCATTTGCCCGAGGATTTCATCAATGATGAATGGGACAGCTTTGGCCAACTGGCCTGGCTTGACCCGCGCACCACATCGGGCGACTGGCGCGTGGCCAAGGACTTTTCGGGCCTTCCGGCCTGGATCGTGAAATCTGTAGGTGGCACCACCCAGCACTGGGCGGGCGCATCCCTGCGCTTTCAGGAGCATGAGTGGAAAGCCAAAACCACCTACGGTGATGTTGAGGGCGCAAGCCTTCTGGATTGGCCGATTGATGCGGCTGAGATGGACCCTTGGTACACCAAGGCCGAAGATAAGCTGCATGTCACCCGCACAGGTGATCGCCCCGGTCTTCCTGGCAACAACAACTTCAAAGTCTTTGAAGCAGGAGCCAAGGCGCTTGGATACAAGGATGTGCATACCGGCCGGATGGCCATTTCATCGGCTGAAAACACAGATCGGCAGATGTGCCAGCAAACCGGCTTTTGCTTTCAGGGCTGCAAGTGGGGAGCTAAATGGTCCGCGGGCTACCATGACATCGAGCAGGGCGAGGCGACTGGCAACCTCGAAGTGCGCCCGCAATCCCATGTGGCACGGATTTTGCACGATGACAGCGGCAAGGTCACCGGCGTGGAGTATTTCGACGCGGACGGCAATCTGCAGATGCAAAAGGCGCGGATTGTCTGTGTCGCGGGCAACTCTTTTGAAAGCCCACGTCTGTTGCTGAATTCCGCGTCCAACATGTTCCCCAATGGTTTGGCCAACAGCTCTGATCAGGTGGGCCGCAACTACATGCGCCACATGACGGGATCGGTCTATGCGGTCTTTGACAAGCCGGTGAAGTTCTGGCGTGGCACGACCATGGCCGGGATCATCACGGACGAGTCGCGTCATGACCCAAGCCGTGGGTTCGTAGGTGGATATGAGCTTGAAACGCTCGCGCTTGGCCTGCCCTTCATGGCCGCATTCCTGGATCCGGGGGCATGGGGACGTGAGTTCACCTCAGCGCTCGATGAGTATGAGAACATGGCCGGGATGTGGATTGTGGGCGAAGATATGCCGCAGGCGAGCAACCGTGTCACGCTCAACGATGAGGTGAAAGATCAGTACGGCCTGCCCGCGCCGAATGTGCATTTCGATGATCACCCCAATGACATCGCCATGCGCAATCACGCTTATAAACAAGGCGCTGCGGTCTATGACGCGGTGGGGGCCACACGGACGTTCCCAACGCCGCCCTACCCCAGCACGCACAACCTCGGAACCAACCGCATGTCGGAAAATCCTGAGGATGGCGTGTGCAACAAATGGGGTCAAACCCATGATATTGCGAACCTTTTCATCTCCGACGGGTCGCAATTCACCACCGGTGCGGCGGAAAATCCGACCCTCACCATCGTGGCGCTCGCTATCCGGCAGGCAGATCGCATTGCCTCAGAGATGTCTGCTGGCAACCTCTGA
- a CDS encoding CoA-binding protein, whose protein sequence is MNEQYSDRYLKDILTRTKRIAVVGVSMNEVRPSFYVARYLKLKGFEVIPVNPGHAGKQAFGQTVVASLGDIEGDVDMVDIFRRSEHVPPIVDEALELFPTLQTIWMQIGVWHEEVAEKARARGVDVIMNRCPKIEYQRLFGELRMGGFNTGVISSKL, encoded by the coding sequence ATGAACGAACAGTATTCCGACCGGTATCTCAAAGACATTCTGACTCGCACCAAACGCATCGCAGTGGTTGGGGTGTCCATGAATGAGGTGCGTCCCAGTTTTTACGTAGCACGATATCTCAAGCTCAAAGGGTTTGAGGTGATCCCGGTCAATCCCGGCCATGCCGGCAAGCAAGCCTTTGGTCAGACTGTTGTGGCCAGCTTGGGGGATATTGAGGGCGACGTGGACATGGTCGACATCTTTCGCCGGTCCGAGCATGTGCCGCCGATTGTTGATGAGGCGTTAGAGCTGTTTCCCACCTTGCAAACCATCTGGATGCAGATCGGTGTCTGGCATGAGGAGGTAGCGGAAAAAGCCCGGGCGCGCGGCGTGGACGTTATAATGAACCGCTGCCCCAAGATCGAATATCAACGCCTCTTTGGCGAGTTGCGCATGGGCGGGTTCAACACCGGGGTGATTTCTTCCAAGCTTTGA
- a CDS encoding phosphoribosyl-ATP diphosphatase has protein sequence MTLEDLEQIIAKRAAASPEDSWTAKLLAKGPEKVAEKFGEEAIEAIVEAVKGDQARLTSEAADVLFHLLVMLKSRDVALADVMAELAQRQSQSGLAEKASRSK, from the coding sequence ATGACGCTGGAAGACCTGGAACAGATCATTGCGAAACGCGCCGCCGCCTCACCTGAGGACAGTTGGACCGCCAAACTTCTGGCAAAAGGCCCGGAAAAGGTGGCTGAAAAGTTTGGTGAAGAGGCCATCGAGGCCATTGTCGAGGCTGTGAAAGGTGATCAGGCGCGGCTCACGTCTGAGGCGGCGGATGTTTTGTTTCATCTTCTTGTCATGCTCAAAAGCCGCGATGTTGCGCTTGCCGACGTGATGGCGGAGCTTGCACAGCGCCAATCCCAATCGGGCCTTGCGGAAAAGGCCTCACGATCAAAATGA
- the hisF gene encoding imidazole glycerol phosphate synthase subunit HisF: MLKTRIIPCLDVADGRVVKGVNFVNLRDAGDPVDAARAYDAAGADELCFLDIHATHENRGVMMDVVTRTAEQCYIPLTVGGGVRTAADVRNLLLAGADKVSFNSAAVANPDVVAEAADQFGSQCIVVAIDAKTVSPGKWEIFTHGGRKPTGIDAVAFAELVQEKGAGEILLTSMDRDGTRAGFNLPLTKAISDAVTIPVIASGGVGTLDHLVEGVTKGGASAVLAASIFHFGDFTIAEAKAHMAAAGIPMRLGA, encoded by the coding sequence ATGCTCAAAACCCGGATCATACCTTGTCTCGACGTGGCCGATGGCCGCGTGGTGAAGGGCGTGAATTTTGTCAACCTGCGGGATGCGGGCGACCCGGTGGATGCCGCGCGCGCCTATGATGCGGCTGGTGCGGATGAGTTGTGTTTTCTCGACATCCACGCAACGCATGAAAACCGCGGCGTGATGATGGACGTGGTCACGCGCACAGCAGAACAATGCTATATCCCGCTCACCGTGGGCGGCGGCGTGCGCACCGCTGCGGATGTGCGCAACCTGCTTTTGGCCGGAGCCGACAAGGTGTCTTTCAACTCCGCCGCCGTGGCCAATCCAGATGTTGTGGCCGAGGCCGCAGATCAATTCGGATCGCAATGCATCGTCGTGGCCATCGACGCGAAAACTGTATCCCCCGGAAAATGGGAGATTTTCACCCATGGCGGGCGCAAACCCACGGGCATAGACGCGGTGGCGTTTGCCGAACTGGTGCAAGAAAAGGGCGCGGGAGAGATATTGCTCACGTCAATGGACCGCGACGGCACGCGCGCGGGGTTTAACCTGCCGCTGACAAAGGCCATTTCCGATGCGGTAACCATACCCGTGATTGCATCTGGCGGTGTCGGCACGCTGGATCACCTTGTCGAAGGCGTCACCAAAGGCGGCGCGTCCGCGGTACTGGCCGCCTCGATCTTTCACTTTGGCGATTTCACCATCGCCGAAGCCAAGGCACATATGGCCGCGGCGGGCATCCCGATGAGGTTGGGCGCATGA